GCCAGAACCGCTCGTAGGGTCTGAGCCACTCCTGTACGGGATAGAGAGCGTCGTGGTCGAGGCGGTAGAACCGCTGTCGGCCGACCTGCTCACAGGTGACCAGCCCTGCGTGTCGGAGCACCCGCAGGTGCTCCGACACGCTGGGACGGGTCATGCTGAAATGCGCCGCCAGCTGCTGCACCGGCTGGCCGTTCGTGGTCAGGAGCCGGCCGAGTAGTTCGCGACGGGTGGGATTCGCCAGGGCGGCGAAGACCACGTCAACCTGGTCCGGCGCCACGTCGTCAGCCCTGGCCGTCAGCCCGCTGAGCGAGGACGAAGCCGTTGCCGTCGGGGTCGCTGAACGTCGCCTGCCGGCCGAACGGCAGGTCGACAGGGCCCTCGACGGCGACCCCGGCGGCGCGGAGCGCCTCGACGTCGGTGTCGATGTCGGTGGACTCCAACATGAGGCCGACGACGCTGCCGGGCGTCATCTCCAGCCAGTTGGCGAGGATCAGGGTGGTGTCGGCGCCCTCGGGAGCGACCTCGATCCAGCGGGAGTTCTCCCCCATGGGCACCGGCATCTCGAGGAGCGTCCGGAACCCGAGGGCCTCGGTGTAGAAGGCCTTGGCCTTGTCCTGGTCGGTGACAGGCACTGAGACACGCTTCACGTGGGTGATGTTCATGCCACGATGATACGTAGGAAATTCCCTACGCGACAGCATCGACAGCGACACCGGCAGGCGTGTCGCCGAAAGACCAGCCGCTGACGCGTTGTCAGGCAGGCGCATCACCCGAGGTGACAACCCATGATCACGAGTGTCGGCAGTGTCATCATCTTCGTCACCGACCAGCAGAAGGCGCTCGACTTCTACACCGACACGCTGGGCTTCGAGGTTCGGCTCGACGTGACCGTACCGGCCGACCAGGCACCGGAGGTGGACTCCGCGGTCCGCTGGATCGAGGTCGCAGCGCCGAGCACACCGACCACCCTGTCGCTGATCTCCAGACAGTTCGCACAGCTGCGGCCGGGGAAGGGCTGCGGAGAGTTCACCGACGTGAACCTCCTGGTCGACGACATGAAGGCGACCTACGAAGAGCTCAACCGAAAGGGGGTACGGTTTCGGGTCGAGCCCCAGCACGACCCGTTCGGCTGGCGAGCGGAGTTCGTCGACCCCGACGGCAACGGCTTCAACCTGATCGAGACCGCCGCCGGCTATCGGGCGATGTGAGGCCGGGCCCACCGTCGGGTGCCTGCGGTCCGCGAGGTGGCGTCCTCACCCCCGCCCCGACCGGCGGGCGGGGGGTGAGGACTCACTGCCACCTCGTGGACGGTCGGATCAGAGGGTGCGGGCCAGCCGGTCGGCCAGTAGCCGGGTGAAGCGGGCCGGGTCGGTCAGCTCGCCGCCCTCGGCCAGCAGCGCCATGCCGTAGAGCAGCTCGGCGGTCTCGGTGAGCGCGGGCTCGTCGCCGCCCTGCTCGTGGGCCTTACGCAGCCCGGTGACCAGCGGGTGCGTCGGGTTGAGCTCCAGGATCCGCTTGACCGTCGGCACCTCCTGCCCCATCGCCCGGTACATCTTCTCCAGGGTGGGGGTCATGTCGAAGGCGTCGCCGACCACGCACGCCGGCGAGGTGGTCAGCCGCGACGACAGCCGGACCTCCTTGACCTGCTCCTTGAGGTGCTCGGTCAGCCAGGTCAGCAGGGCGGCGTACTCCTTGCCCCGCTGCTCCCGCTCGGCCTCGGCCTCCTTCTTCTCCTCCTCGGAGTCCAGGTCGACCTGGCCCTTGGCGATCGAACGCAGCGCCTTGCCGTCGACCTGGCCGACCTGCTCGACCCAGACCTCGTCGACCGGGTCGGTGAGGATCAGCACCTCGTAGCCCTTGGCCCGGAAGGCCTCCATGTGCGGCGAGTTCTCGATCATCGTGCGGGACTCGCCGGTGGCGTAGTAGATGTCGCTCTGGCCGTCCTTCATCCGCTCGACGTACCCGGCCAGGGTGGTCAGCTCGGCCGGGTCGTGGGTGGAGGCGAGCGAGACCACCTCCAGCAGGGTCTCCCGGTTGTCGGTGTCGGAGATCAGGCCCTCCTTGAGGGCCCGGCCGAACTCGGTCCAGAAGGTGCGGTACTTCTCGGCGTTGTTGGCCTGCAGGTCCTTGATCGTGGCGAGCACCTTGCGGACCAGCCGGCGGCGGACCACCTGGATCTGGCGGTCCTGCTGCAGGATCTCCCGGGAGATGTTCAGCGACAGGTCGTGGGCGTCGACCACACCCTTGACGAAGCGCAGGTACTCCGGCATCAGCGCCTCGCAGTCCTCCATGATGAAGACGCGCTTGACGTAGAGCTGGACGCCGCGCCGGCCCTCCCGCTGGAACAGGTCGAAGGGGGCGTGCGAGGGAATGAAGAGCAGGGCCTCGTACTCGAAGGTCCCCTCCCCGCGCATGTGGATGGTCTCCAGCGGGTCGGACCAGTCGTGGCTGACGTGCCGGTAGAAGTCCCGGTACTCCTCCTCCGCGACCTCGTCGCGGGGCCGGGCCCAGAGCGCCTTCATCGAGTTGATGGTCTGCACCTCGGTGGTGCTGGAGCCCTCCTCCTCACCCGGGCGCTGCACGGCCATCCGGATCGGCCAGGAGATGAAGTCGGAGTACCGCTTGACGATCTCCCGGATCTTGGCCTCGGCGGTGTAGTCGAAGAGGTTGTCCTCGCTGTCCTCCGGCTTGAGGTGCACGGTGACCGAGGTGCCCTGCGGCGCGTCGTCGACGGTGCCGATCTCGTACGTGCCGGCGCCGGTGGACTCCCACCGGGTGCCCTCGGTCTGCCCGGCCCGCCGGGTCAGCAGGGTGACCTTCTCGGCGACCATGAAGGTGGCGTAGAAACCCACCCCGAACTGGCCGATCAGCTCCTGGGAGGCCGCCGCGTCGCGGGACTCCCGCATCTTCTGCAACAGCTCGGCGGTGCCGGAGCGGGCGATGGTGCCGATCAGGGCGACCACGTCGTCCCGGGACATCCCGATGCCGTTGTCACGCACCGTCAACGTCCGGGCCTCGGGATCGGCCACCAACTCGATGTGCAGGTCGCCGGTGTCGACCTGCAGATCCTTGTCGATCATCGACTCCAGACGCAGCTTGTCCAGCGCGTCGGAGGCGTTCGAGATGAGTTCCCGCAGGAAGACGTCCTTGTTCGAATAGATCGAATGGACCATCAGCTGCAGCAACTGGCGGGTCTCGGCCTGGAACTCCAACGTCTCGGTCTGGTTGCTCACGTCATCCCTCCCACGACACACACTGTTCCGCAGAAAGGATACGAGGCGTCCCCGACCGGTCGCGCTCCGGTCAGCCGCCCGGTTCGCCTGGTTGCCTGGTTGCCTGGTTGCCGCAGCGAACTCTTCGCGCGTCGTACCCGTACTACTGTGCGCAGCCCAACCGCGGGCCGGTGCCGAGCGCCCGGCCCGACGGTGGTGAAACGGAGGCGTCAGGTGAAGGTGTTACTGGTCGAGGACGACGACTCGATCGCCGAGCCACTGGTCGACGGCCTGGCCCGGTACGGGATGACGGTCCGACGGGTGGCCACCGGTGCCGCCGCGCTCGCCGCCGGGCCGACCGAGATGATCCTGCTCGACCTGGGGCTACCCGACATGGACGGGATCGAGGTGTGCCGGGCGGTACGCCGTACCTCCGCCGTACCGCTGATCATGTTGACCGCGCGCGGCGACGAGGCGGACCGGGTGCTGGGGCTGGGCCTCGGCGCGGACGACTACATGGCCAAGCCGTTCAGCGTCCGCGAGCTGGTGGCCCGGATGCACGCGGTGGGCCGCCGGACCCGGCCGCCGGCCGACGGGCCACCGCCGGCGCGCGACGACCGGGTGCGCACCCTCGGCCCGCTCCAGCTCGACCTGCGGGCCCGTGAGGTCCGGGTACGCGGCGAACTGGTCGCCCTCGCCCCCAAGGAGTACGACCTGCTGGTGCACCTGGCCGCCGACCCGGGAGCCATCGTGGCCCGGCGGGACATCCTGGAGACGGTGTGGGAGCCGAACTTCTTCGGCCGCGGTAAGACGCTGGACTTCCACGTGGCCAGCCTGCGGCGCAAGCTGGGCGACCCGGCCTGGATCGAGACCCGGCGCGGCGTCGGGTTCCGGCTGGTGGTGCCGGCGTGACCCGCCGGCTGCTGCTGACGTACCTGACCCTGGCGTTGTTGATCCTGGTGGCCCTGGAGGTCCCGCTCGGCTACGTCTACCACCGCAGCGAGCAGCAGCACGCGTTCGGGCAGCTGGAACACGACGCCGAGGTCCTGGCGGCGTTCATCGACACCGCGTTGCGCGACGGTGACCTGCCCCGGGCCGACCTGCTCGCCCGGGAGTCGGCCCAGCGCCTGGGCGGTCACGTCGACATCGTCGACGCCCGGGGCGAGCTGCTCACCAGCACCCACTCCTGGAAGCATCCGCCGGGCAGCCTGGCGGCGGCACCGGATCTGCGTACCGTGCTCGACGGCAGTGGCCTGATCAGCACCCGCACCGCCGAGTACGGCGGTGAGCGGATCATGTCGGTGGCCGTACCGGTGCACCCGGGGGACGCCGGACAGGGCGCGATCCGGGTGAGCGTGCCGATCGCCCCGATGGAGAACCGGATCCACCAGTTCTGGATCATCCTGGCCGCGGCCGGGGTCGCGGTGCTCGCCATGGTCGCCCTGGTGGCGTTCGCGCTGGCCCGGTGGATCAGCCGCCCGGTACGGGAGCTGGAACGGGCGACCCGGCGGCTGGCCGACGGGA
Above is a window of Micromonospora yangpuensis DNA encoding:
- a CDS encoding ArsR/SmtB family transcription factor, whose product is MAPDQVDVVFAALANPTRRELLGRLLTTNGQPVQQLAAHFSMTRPSVSEHLRVLRHAGLVTCEQVGRQRFYRLDHDALYPVQEWLRPYERFWRDRLRSMSELLDAETEDGPESCEDDDDTND
- a CDS encoding response regulator transcription factor; this translates as MKVLLVEDDDSIAEPLVDGLARYGMTVRRVATGAAALAAGPTEMILLDLGLPDMDGIEVCRAVRRTSAVPLIMLTARGDEADRVLGLGLGADDYMAKPFSVRELVARMHAVGRRTRPPADGPPPARDDRVRTLGPLQLDLRAREVRVRGELVALAPKEYDLLVHLAADPGAIVARRDILETVWEPNFFGRGKTLDFHVASLRRKLGDPAWIETRRGVGFRLVVPA
- a CDS encoding VOC family protein encodes the protein MITSVGSVIIFVTDQQKALDFYTDTLGFEVRLDVTVPADQAPEVDSAVRWIEVAAPSTPTTLSLISRQFAQLRPGKGCGEFTDVNLLVDDMKATYEELNRKGVRFRVEPQHDPFGWRAEFVDPDGNGFNLIETAAGYRAM
- a CDS encoding VOC family protein codes for the protein MPVTDQDKAKAFYTEALGFRTLLEMPVPMGENSRWIEVAPEGADTTLILANWLEMTPGSVVGLMLESTDIDTDVEALRAAGVAVEGPVDLPFGRQATFSDPDGNGFVLAQRADGQG
- the htpG gene encoding molecular chaperone HtpG yields the protein MSNQTETLEFQAETRQLLQLMVHSIYSNKDVFLRELISNASDALDKLRLESMIDKDLQVDTGDLHIELVADPEARTLTVRDNGIGMSRDDVVALIGTIARSGTAELLQKMRESRDAAASQELIGQFGVGFYATFMVAEKVTLLTRRAGQTEGTRWESTGAGTYEIGTVDDAPQGTSVTVHLKPEDSEDNLFDYTAEAKIREIVKRYSDFISWPIRMAVQRPGEEEGSSTTEVQTINSMKALWARPRDEVAEEEYRDFYRHVSHDWSDPLETIHMRGEGTFEYEALLFIPSHAPFDLFQREGRRGVQLYVKRVFIMEDCEALMPEYLRFVKGVVDAHDLSLNISREILQQDRQIQVVRRRLVRKVLATIKDLQANNAEKYRTFWTEFGRALKEGLISDTDNRETLLEVVSLASTHDPAELTTLAGYVERMKDGQSDIYYATGESRTMIENSPHMEAFRAKGYEVLILTDPVDEVWVEQVGQVDGKALRSIAKGQVDLDSEEEKKEAEAEREQRGKEYAALLTWLTEHLKEQVKEVRLSSRLTTSPACVVGDAFDMTPTLEKMYRAMGQEVPTVKRILELNPTHPLVTGLRKAHEQGGDEPALTETAELLYGMALLAEGGELTDPARFTRLLADRLARTL